One window from the genome of Candidatus Didemnitutus sp. encodes:
- a CDS encoding type II/IV secretion system protein: MQTPAATPDFLHDWPDADQLRQLREAPRAERQELLAVFRNLSPGAVLPFLAEQTSLPVVATLAADADAIATLPARLVHDYQVLPVAVGDRKNDDASSTDAPLHLATSWPPDDDVRDWVAVFTPRRVQWHLAAADRLRQLIIENYGVGAGSIEDSDEPDTFASGQALNIEADADAAVVRFVRDIIAQAIEDGATDIHFEPQEGQLRIRYRVDGLLVPVPVPENLLRYQDAIISRLKIMARLNISEKRLPQDGRINFKAGDNVLDIRVSTIPTIYAESVSLRLLNQKKEAYTMDRLGMDESEQAIITKVLDYPHGIILVTGPTGSGKSTSLNAFLRKINSTDLRIVTVEDPIEYEVPGSNQMQVRPEIGLTFASALRHVLRQDPDVIMVGEIRDRETADIAIRASLTGHLVFSTLHTNDAPGAITRLIDMGIEPFLVASSIELVIAQRLVRRLCPDCAGTEPISQMKLRDTLAVLGLDASLAEGVTHVPKPCGCERCRNTGYRGRIGLFEILRPDESLHDLIVHRESTRALAKVARDHGMRTLQQSGWAKVLAGHTTLEEVLRVITVAEK, encoded by the coding sequence ATGCAAACGCCAGCCGCCACGCCCGATTTCCTGCACGACTGGCCCGATGCGGACCAGCTGCGCCAGCTCCGCGAAGCTCCCCGCGCCGAGCGCCAGGAACTCCTCGCGGTGTTTCGCAACCTCTCGCCCGGCGCCGTCCTCCCCTTCCTCGCCGAGCAAACAAGTTTGCCCGTCGTCGCCACGCTCGCCGCCGACGCCGACGCGATCGCCACGCTGCCCGCGCGTCTCGTCCACGACTATCAGGTCCTCCCCGTCGCCGTCGGCGACAGAAAGAACGACGACGCCAGTTCCACCGACGCCCCGCTCCACCTCGCCACCTCCTGGCCGCCCGACGACGACGTCCGCGACTGGGTCGCCGTCTTCACGCCGCGTCGCGTGCAATGGCACCTCGCCGCCGCCGACCGCCTCCGCCAGCTCATCATCGAGAACTACGGCGTCGGCGCTGGCTCCATCGAGGACTCCGACGAACCCGACACTTTCGCCAGCGGCCAGGCACTCAACATCGAAGCCGACGCCGATGCCGCCGTCGTCCGCTTCGTCCGCGACATCATCGCGCAAGCCATCGAGGACGGCGCGACCGACATCCATTTCGAACCGCAGGAAGGCCAGCTCCGCATCCGCTACCGCGTCGACGGCCTGCTCGTTCCCGTCCCCGTCCCGGAAAACCTGCTGCGTTACCAGGACGCCATCATCTCGCGCCTCAAAATCATGGCGCGCCTCAACATCTCCGAGAAACGCCTCCCGCAGGACGGCCGCATCAACTTCAAAGCCGGCGACAACGTCCTCGATATCCGCGTCTCCACAATCCCGACCATCTACGCCGAATCCGTCTCGCTCCGTCTCCTGAATCAGAAGAAGGAAGCCTACACGATGGATCGCCTCGGCATGGACGAGTCCGAGCAGGCCATCATCACCAAGGTCCTCGATTACCCGCACGGCATCATCCTCGTCACCGGCCCGACCGGCTCCGGCAAATCGACCTCGCTCAACGCGTTTCTGCGCAAGATCAACTCGACCGATCTCCGCATCGTCACCGTCGAGGACCCGATCGAATACGAAGTCCCCGGCTCGAACCAGATGCAGGTCCGTCCCGAGATTGGCCTCACCTTCGCCAGCGCGCTGCGCCACGTCCTCCGCCAGGACCCGGACGTCATCATGGTCGGCGAAATCCGCGACCGCGAAACCGCCGACATCGCCATCCGCGCCTCGCTCACTGGTCACTTGGTTTTCTCCACGCTGCACACCAACGACGCCCCCGGCGCCATCACGCGCCTCATCGACATGGGCATCGAGCCCTTCCTCGTAGCGTCGTCGATCGAGCTCGTCATCGCCCAGCGCCTCGTCCGCCGCCTCTGCCCGGATTGCGCCGGCACCGAGCCGATCAGCCAGATGAAACTCCGCGACACGCTCGCCGTCCTCGGCCTCGACGCCTCGCTCGCGGAAGGCGTCACGCACGTCCCGAAACCCTGCGGCTGCGAGCGCTGCCGCAACACCGGCTACCGCGGCCGCATCGGCCTCTTCGAGATTCTCCGCCCCGACGAATCGCTGCACGACCTCATCGTCCACCGCGAATCGACGCGCGCCCTCGCCAAGGTCGCCCGCGACCACGGCATGCGCACCCTCCAGCAATCCGGCTGGGCCAAGGTCCTCGCCGGCCACACGACGCTCGAGGAAGTCCTCCGCGTCATCACGGTGGCGGAAAAATGA
- the rrtA gene encoding rhombosortase: MEPLKLSRIGTPPWFYTAAFLCALVVQLVPAWRDALIYDRAAVAHGELWRVWTAQIVHFGWPHFVADGGLLLIIGWTLGREFPRDSWIGLLAMPPVICAVLYWCDPTMVRYAGLSAVNLGLLLLLAARGWKGDLRDWFWPAIVAIYVVELGYEIWKGGRGGGFIEFDDANVKVATSAHLAAVGYALAAWCVAVGRARRRSA, from the coding sequence ATGGAGCCGCTGAAACTCTCGCGCATCGGAACGCCGCCGTGGTTCTACACGGCGGCTTTTCTTTGCGCGCTCGTCGTGCAACTCGTGCCGGCGTGGCGCGACGCCTTGATCTACGACCGCGCCGCCGTCGCGCACGGCGAGCTGTGGCGGGTCTGGACCGCGCAGATCGTGCACTTCGGCTGGCCGCACTTCGTGGCCGATGGCGGCCTGTTGCTCATCATCGGCTGGACGCTCGGTCGGGAGTTTCCCCGCGACAGCTGGATCGGCCTGCTGGCGATGCCGCCGGTGATCTGCGCCGTGCTCTACTGGTGCGACCCGACGATGGTGCGCTACGCCGGCCTGAGCGCGGTGAACCTCGGCCTGCTGCTCCTGCTCGCGGCGCGCGGCTGGAAAGGCGACCTCCGCGATTGGTTCTGGCCGGCGATCGTGGCGATCTACGTCGTGGAGCTCGGCTACGAAATCTGGAAAGGCGGCCGCGGCGGCGGCTTCATCGAGTTCGACGACGCGAACGTGAAAGTCGCCACCAGCGCGCACCTCGCCGCAGTCGGGTATGCGTTGGCGGCCTGGTGCGTGGCGGTGGGACGCGCTCGCCGGCGCTCTGCCTGA
- a CDS encoding type II secretory pathway, component PulD: MKHLLSRLAAGALALSVALSSLPAQPAPTVAAPANLPATGAVGPIDLREESIDQVLVLLERLTGKTVLRPQALPAATITVRIKESYTREETVRALETLLALNGVALTPMDEHFIKVTALNMAKSEAPELIDGSTLSLPTSGRIATKIFQLSFLRVAEFMPQIAGLLSPNTGSPPVIFEKANAALITDSVSNLQRIETLLNRLDQPALSGLTPKFYTLQYAKASDVVNKMRTILSGALQSQIGTATSYNADDRTNQVIVISDPRQVAFFDDLIAKLDVKSDPNTRNEVIYLKHATAKDVATILSQLVAGQNNAARGQESGRPNIVTATPTPAPGAAPTPAATLVNVSGASNLAEPSNQFSALLTILAEERSNSLVVSGTVDDIRLINDLVTKIDVLLAQVRIEVVIAEVTLGDEATSGISALGLKIDKDKLVGGSFAMAGASSSAVTGTRQPTGDVDLAAEIGLTTTPRKTNATILSVPNIMTTHNKEGEMFVGEQRPTISSYLNDGTTGSTGNVGTGYRSTVSSKDIGISLKVKPLIGNDGSVQLEITQEVNDILGDIQIDGNPQPRIGRRSTKNFVSVRSGEIVVLGGLQRTSKSKSTSRLGPIPFLGDLLGTRKREDTRTDLVFFLRPTVLTNTPTDNATALQQIDKLPAKERDPIREAIGQPLPNSKKKR, from the coding sequence ATGAAGCATCTTCTCTCCCGCCTCGCCGCCGGCGCGCTCGCCTTGAGCGTTGCCCTCTCGTCGCTCCCGGCACAACCCGCCCCGACCGTCGCGGCGCCCGCGAACCTCCCGGCCACCGGCGCCGTCGGACCGATCGACCTCCGCGAGGAGAGCATCGACCAGGTCCTCGTGCTCCTCGAGCGGCTCACCGGCAAGACCGTCCTGCGCCCGCAAGCGCTCCCCGCCGCCACCATCACGGTGCGCATCAAGGAGAGCTACACGCGCGAGGAAACCGTCCGCGCACTCGAGACCTTGCTCGCCCTCAACGGCGTCGCGCTCACGCCGATGGACGAACACTTCATCAAGGTCACCGCGCTCAACATGGCCAAATCCGAGGCGCCCGAGCTGATCGACGGCTCCACGCTCTCGCTCCCCACCAGCGGCCGCATCGCCACGAAGATCTTCCAACTCTCGTTCCTCCGTGTCGCCGAATTCATGCCCCAGATCGCCGGCCTGCTCTCGCCCAACACCGGCAGCCCGCCCGTCATCTTCGAAAAGGCCAACGCCGCGCTCATCACCGACTCCGTCAGCAACCTCCAACGCATCGAGACGCTCCTCAACCGACTCGACCAGCCCGCCCTCTCCGGCCTCACGCCGAAATTCTACACGTTGCAATACGCCAAGGCCTCCGACGTCGTGAACAAGATGCGCACCATCCTCTCCGGCGCGCTCCAGTCGCAGATCGGCACCGCCACCAGCTACAACGCCGACGACCGCACCAACCAGGTCATCGTCATCTCCGATCCGCGCCAAGTCGCGTTCTTCGACGACCTCATCGCCAAACTCGACGTCAAATCCGACCCCAACACCCGCAACGAAGTCATCTACCTCAAGCACGCCACCGCCAAGGACGTCGCCACCATCCTCTCGCAACTCGTCGCCGGCCAGAACAACGCCGCGCGCGGCCAGGAATCCGGCCGCCCCAACATCGTCACCGCGACGCCCACCCCCGCCCCCGGCGCCGCTCCCACGCCCGCTGCGACCCTCGTCAACGTCTCCGGCGCATCCAACCTCGCCGAACCGTCCAACCAGTTCAGCGCGCTCCTCACCATCCTCGCCGAAGAGCGCTCCAACTCCCTCGTCGTCTCCGGCACCGTCGACGACATCCGCCTCATCAACGACCTCGTGACCAAGATCGACGTCCTTCTCGCCCAAGTCCGCATCGAGGTCGTCATCGCCGAAGTCACGCTCGGCGACGAAGCCACCTCCGGCATCAGCGCCCTCGGCCTGAAGATCGACAAGGACAAGCTCGTCGGCGGCTCCTTCGCCATGGCCGGCGCGTCCAGCAGCGCCGTCACGGGCACGCGCCAGCCGACCGGCGACGTCGACCTCGCCGCCGAGATCGGTCTCACCACCACCCCCCGCAAGACCAACGCCACCATCCTCTCCGTCCCGAACATCATGACCACCCACAACAAGGAAGGTGAGATGTTCGTCGGCGAGCAGCGCCCCACCATCAGCAGCTACCTCAACGACGGCACCACGGGCAGCACCGGCAACGTCGGCACCGGCTATCGCTCCACCGTCTCCTCCAAGGACATCGGTATCTCCCTCAAGGTGAAGCCGCTCATCGGCAACGACGGCTCCGTCCAACTCGAGATCACGCAGGAAGTGAACGACATCCTCGGCGACATCCAGATCGACGGCAACCCGCAGCCTCGTATCGGCCGCCGCTCCACCAAGAACTTCGTCTCCGTCCGCAGCGGCGAAATCGTCGTCCTCGGCGGCCTCCAGCGCACCTCGAAATCCAAGAGCACCTCTCGCCTCGGGCCCATTCCTTTCCTCGGCGACCTCCTCGGCACCCGCAAACGCGAGGACACCCGCACCGACCTCGTGTTCTTCCTCCGCCCGACCGTCCTCACCAATACTCCCACCGACAACGCCACCGCGCTCCAGCAGATCGACAAACTGCCCGCCAAGGAGCGCGACCCCATCCGCGAAGCCATCGGCCAGCCGCTCCCTAATTCAAAGAAAAAGCGCTGA
- a CDS encoding general secretion pathway protein GspM, which produces MKRFFYTRNLREKALLVTFVSLVAIAWLLSATGRAHTRLADWRSLRASGEEQQLWLKNRADIEARAAKATAQLDPAKTLNGTRLVAEISALASQAGLTAEVSGQRSERTTQFAFHSAQVTFRRAEMGALVKFYETLSARSPYVGLEQVSLQADRAAPGTLNATFRVTAAELQR; this is translated from the coding sequence GTGAAACGCTTTTTCTACACCCGCAATCTGCGCGAGAAGGCGCTGCTCGTGACCTTCGTCTCGCTCGTCGCCATCGCCTGGCTGCTCAGCGCGACCGGTCGCGCCCACACGCGGCTGGCGGACTGGCGCTCACTTCGCGCCTCCGGTGAGGAGCAGCAGCTCTGGCTCAAGAACCGCGCCGACATCGAGGCGCGTGCCGCCAAGGCCACGGCGCAGCTCGATCCCGCCAAGACCCTCAACGGCACCCGCTTGGTCGCCGAGATCAGCGCGCTCGCCTCGCAGGCGGGCCTGACCGCGGAAGTGTCCGGGCAGCGCAGCGAGCGCACGACGCAGTTTGCCTTCCACTCCGCGCAGGTGACCTTCCGCCGGGCCGAGATGGGCGCGCTGGTGAAATTCTACGAGACGCTTTCCGCGCGCTCGCCTTACGTCGGTCTCGAGCAGGTTTCGCTGCAAGCCGACCGCGCCGCGCCCGGCACGCTCAACGCGACCTTCCGCGTCACCGCGGCCGAATTGCAACGCTGA
- a CDS encoding VOC family protein: protein MSKITPCLWFNGDAEAAANFYVSLLSDSRIDRVFRSPLDWPSGKAGDVLTVEFTLGGQPYLALNGGDNFKFNPAVSFQIHTADQAETDRLWAAILGHGGTEMACSWIQDRWGLAWQIVPRRLTELMQDRDPARARRAMAAMMDMVKIDIATLERAVVAE from the coding sequence ATGTCGAAAATCACTCCCTGCCTCTGGTTCAACGGCGACGCCGAAGCGGCCGCCAATTTCTACGTCTCGCTCCTGTCCGACTCGCGCATCGACCGCGTGTTTCGCTCGCCGCTCGATTGGCCGAGCGGCAAGGCCGGCGACGTGCTCACCGTCGAGTTCACCCTCGGCGGCCAGCCCTATCTCGCGCTGAACGGCGGCGATAATTTCAAGTTCAACCCCGCCGTCTCGTTCCAAATCCACACCGCGGACCAAGCCGAAACCGACCGCCTTTGGGCCGCGATCCTCGGTCACGGCGGCACCGAGATGGCCTGCAGCTGGATTCAGGATCGGTGGGGCCTCGCCTGGCAAATCGTGCCGCGCCGCCTCACCGAGCTCATGCAGGACCGTGACCCCGCGCGCGCCCGCCGCGCCATGGCCGCGATGATGGACATGGTGAAGATCGACATCGCCACGCTCGAACGCGCCGTCGTCGCGGAATAG
- a CDS encoding immunoglobulin domain-containing protein yields MRTNLLLRTLALAAALATVVSAPAYETIRSGSALIKWPNGTIPMQIKLGTAKTLLDQTNYSTSAQAAMESWNTVLRNVQFAPTIASEGLGHDRDGINELFFDSKIYSNATGGGDAFDDSTLAVTISYRSSALSTDGTYRRTTSDIIFNTAWKWESYRGARQSSTSVGIDIRRVAVHELGHVLGLDHPDEWGQTSIVPVPVMNSHVSDTDAITRDDIDGAQYIYGVPGNPTAPANDNFANATAVTIPASNTVTLTGSSLSATKEAGEPNHASEAGGASVWWKWTAPFNGPLEVKTAGTPFDTLLGVYTGTAVNSLTLVASNDDAEPPPTSGQDSQTRNRTSIVSFTATQGTTYYFAVDGWSGEWGSNISLTFTFAPVIPDSAPTITTQPQSQSVLAGTGVVFSVVATGKPNPTYQWNKGGAAIAGATGTTLTFANAQVSDSGTYTVTVTNSVGSVTSNSATLTVSAPPTPSGGGGGGGGGAPSHWFCAALALAALARWRQRRQ; encoded by the coding sequence ATGCGAACTAATCTCCTCCTCCGCACGCTGGCCCTCGCCGCGGCCCTCGCCACCGTCGTTTCGGCTCCCGCCTACGAAACGATCCGTTCCGGTTCGGCCCTCATCAAGTGGCCAAACGGCACGATCCCGATGCAGATCAAGCTCGGCACCGCCAAGACCCTGCTGGACCAAACCAACTACAGCACGAGCGCGCAGGCCGCGATGGAGAGCTGGAACACCGTGCTGCGCAACGTGCAGTTTGCCCCGACCATCGCCAGCGAAGGCCTCGGCCACGATCGCGACGGCATCAACGAGCTCTTTTTCGACTCGAAGATCTACAGCAACGCCACCGGAGGCGGCGATGCCTTCGACGACAGCACGCTCGCCGTCACCATTTCCTACCGGTCGTCGGCGCTCTCCACTGACGGCACCTACCGGCGAACCACCTCCGACATCATCTTCAACACGGCTTGGAAGTGGGAATCCTATCGCGGCGCACGCCAGAGCAGCACCAGCGTGGGCATTGATATTCGTCGCGTCGCCGTCCACGAGCTCGGTCACGTGCTCGGTCTCGACCACCCCGACGAGTGGGGCCAGACCAGCATCGTCCCCGTCCCGGTGATGAACTCGCACGTGAGCGACACCGATGCGATCACGCGCGACGATATCGATGGCGCGCAATACATCTATGGCGTCCCGGGCAATCCCACCGCGCCGGCCAACGACAACTTCGCCAACGCCACCGCCGTCACGATTCCCGCCAGCAACACCGTCACGCTCACCGGCTCGAGCCTCAGCGCCACCAAGGAAGCTGGCGAACCCAACCACGCTTCGGAAGCCGGCGGCGCCTCCGTCTGGTGGAAATGGACCGCGCCGTTCAACGGTCCACTCGAAGTGAAAACAGCCGGCACGCCCTTCGACACCCTCCTCGGCGTCTACACGGGCACGGCGGTCAACTCGCTTACGCTCGTCGCCTCCAACGACGACGCCGAGCCGCCCCCGACCAGCGGGCAGGATTCGCAGACGCGCAATCGCACCAGCATCGTCTCGTTCACGGCCACCCAAGGCACGACGTATTACTTCGCCGTCGACGGCTGGAGCGGCGAGTGGGGCAGCAACATCAGCCTGACCTTCACGTTCGCGCCTGTCATCCCGGACTCGGCCCCGACCATCACGACCCAGCCCCAGAGCCAGTCGGTGCTGGCCGGCACGGGCGTCGTGTTCAGCGTCGTCGCCACCGGTAAGCCCAATCCCACCTACCAGTGGAACAAGGGCGGCGCCGCGATCGCCGGAGCCACCGGCACGACGCTCACCTTCGCCAATGCGCAAGTCTCCGATTCGGGCACCTACACCGTCACGGTCACCAACAGCGTCGGCTCGGTCACGAGCAACAGCGCCACGCTGACGGTGAGCGCCCCGCCGACGCCCAGTGGCGGCGGAGGCGGTGGCGGTGGCGGCGCGCCGAGCCATTGGTTCTGCGCGGCACTCGCGCTCGCCGCGCTTGCGCGCTGGCGGCAACGCCGCCAGTAA
- a CDS encoding general secretion pathway protein GspK has protein sequence MRAHSHRHRVARDLRARVDAFPAPGGRGLPIHRADHRPNRGAVIVLVLVTVLLAAFLLTAFIRRSGTELLADARSANMKSLRAEAYSALETTLAVLADFRAVDGALRSPAEGWEDPLVDTGFTPAAGRDVTVSFEDESAKLSLPNASETEVQTMLEFAGVERNQAERLSHVLQAWAHDAPKDAAVDLDVPDYGTATPAYQAAHRALRSWSELAAVELDEHVFFDETGRPTPVFDAFRQEVSLLSFRRVNLNAARAGVLTALGLGSGEVQALQDYRARPKPKGETGVFRSITEANTVIGASVTGDRYGTNIEALRINVDVRQGQVVYRLSAVVSAGANASAPQRRTEAPKPGSVETAPSPERKALNYPFTVLEIKENSEPTAPEASPTS, from the coding sequence ATGCGCGCGCACTCTCATCGCCACCGGGTAGCCCGCGACCTCCGGGCGCGGGTCGATGCGTTTCCCGCGCCCGGAGGTCGCGGGCTACCGATTCACCGCGCGGATCACCGCCCGAATCGCGGCGCGGTCATCGTCCTCGTGCTCGTCACCGTGCTGCTGGCGGCGTTTCTCCTCACCGCCTTCATCCGCCGCAGCGGCACCGAGCTGCTGGCCGACGCGCGTTCGGCGAACATGAAGAGTCTGCGCGCCGAGGCCTACTCCGCCCTCGAGACGACGCTCGCCGTGCTGGCGGATTTTCGCGCGGTCGACGGCGCTTTGCGCAGTCCCGCCGAAGGCTGGGAAGACCCGCTCGTCGACACCGGCTTCACGCCCGCCGCCGGCCGCGACGTCACGGTGTCGTTCGAGGACGAGTCGGCCAAACTCTCGCTGCCCAACGCGAGCGAGACCGAAGTCCAGACGATGCTCGAGTTCGCCGGCGTGGAGCGCAATCAGGCGGAGCGGCTCAGTCATGTGCTGCAAGCCTGGGCGCACGACGCCCCGAAGGACGCCGCGGTCGATCTGGATGTGCCCGACTACGGCACCGCGACGCCGGCTTACCAAGCCGCGCATCGCGCGCTCCGTTCGTGGAGCGAACTCGCCGCCGTCGAGCTCGACGAACATGTGTTTTTCGACGAAACCGGCCGGCCGACGCCGGTCTTCGACGCGTTCCGCCAGGAGGTGTCGTTGCTCTCGTTCCGTCGCGTGAACCTCAACGCGGCACGCGCCGGTGTGCTCACCGCGCTCGGCCTCGGCAGCGGCGAAGTGCAGGCGTTGCAGGATTACCGCGCCCGCCCGAAGCCGAAGGGCGAGACCGGCGTCTTCCGCTCCATCACCGAGGCCAACACCGTCATCGGCGCGAGCGTCACGGGCGACCGTTACGGCACCAATATCGAAGCGCTGCGCATCAACGTCGATGTCCGGCAAGGTCAGGTGGTCTACCGGTTGAGCGCGGTGGTCTCCGCCGGCGCCAACGCCTCCGCGCCGCAGCGCCGCACCGAGGCGCCCAAGCCCGGCAGCGTCGAAACGGCCCCGTCGCCCGAGCGTAAAGCCTTGAACTACCCCTTCACCGTGCTCGAAATCAAAGAGAACAGCGAACCAACCGCGCCCGAAGCCAGTCCCACGAGCTGA
- a CDS encoding PLDc N-terminal domain-containing protein, translating into MNVLGGIFLFGVAVAFFALWLYALISAIKNERLDPTMRIVWVLVVILVNGLGAVIYLLVAPNRPSQEEINLQATLRRRDEIQRAARRA; encoded by the coding sequence ATGAATGTTCTCGGCGGCATCTTCCTCTTCGGCGTGGCGGTCGCGTTTTTCGCGCTCTGGCTCTACGCGTTGATTTCGGCGATCAAGAACGAGCGGCTCGATCCGACGATGCGCATCGTGTGGGTGCTCGTGGTGATTCTCGTCAATGGACTCGGCGCCGTGATCTATCTGTTGGTGGCGCCGAATCGTCCGTCCCAGGAAGAAATTAACCTGCAGGCGACTTTGCGCCGGCGCGACGAGATCCAGCGCGCGGCCCGGCGCGCGTGA
- a CDS encoding type II secretion system F family protein — protein MPRFSYTARSGTGQTVEATLDAPSRKDAARLLAARGLRPISLNELGGAPTAAAKKSPAVTDALPQLFADRSAQRQFSEDLQLPFFQALSDLIGSGLPAGEAVRLLSQRLQEPQLRGLCAALWERLSEGLPLSQAMESLPGTFTTHAVNLIAAGEATGNLREVLQRLVQHYTAQREMRRTLAAALAYPVFICTIAVGVIIFFIFFLLPRLQTLLNSLGGKMPWATRLLIGLSDFLLHYGLIALVGAVLTIVFFWRWRKTTKGRTATDAWVLRAPFAGRFVSAATIHNFASTLAVLLENGVTTAEALRMTERTIANRSLQSAFRDATSRVLEGESLSQSLAKTKCFPPLVIDRLAVGESTGQLAPSLRNIAASYQDDLSRQVNVLTQVISTGVLLVAFTFVAFIAYAIVSAVFSVSASFKF, from the coding sequence ATGCCCCGTTTTTCTTACACCGCCCGCTCCGGCACCGGCCAGACCGTCGAAGCCACGCTCGACGCCCCCAGCCGCAAGGACGCGGCGCGCCTGCTCGCGGCCCGCGGCCTGCGCCCGATCAGCCTGAACGAACTCGGCGGCGCTCCCACGGCGGCGGCGAAAAAATCTCCGGCCGTCACGGACGCGCTTCCGCAGCTCTTCGCCGACCGCAGTGCGCAACGCCAGTTCAGCGAGGATCTCCAGCTCCCGTTTTTCCAGGCGCTCTCCGACCTCATCGGCAGCGGCCTGCCGGCCGGCGAAGCCGTCCGCCTGCTCAGCCAGCGCCTGCAGGAACCGCAGCTCCGCGGACTCTGTGCCGCGCTCTGGGAACGCCTCAGCGAAGGCCTCCCGCTCTCGCAAGCGATGGAGTCGCTCCCCGGCACCTTCACCACGCACGCCGTCAACCTCATCGCCGCCGGCGAGGCGACCGGCAATCTCCGCGAAGTTCTCCAGCGCCTCGTCCAGCACTACACGGCGCAACGCGAGATGCGCCGCACGCTGGCCGCCGCCCTCGCCTACCCGGTTTTCATCTGCACGATCGCGGTCGGCGTCATCATCTTCTTCATCTTCTTCCTGCTGCCGCGCCTGCAGACGCTCCTCAATTCGCTCGGCGGCAAGATGCCCTGGGCCACGCGCCTGCTCATCGGCCTCTCGGATTTTCTGCTGCACTACGGCCTCATCGCGCTCGTCGGCGCCGTGCTCACCATCGTGTTCTTCTGGCGCTGGCGCAAAACCACCAAAGGCCGCACCGCCACCGACGCCTGGGTCCTGCGCGCGCCCTTCGCCGGCCGCTTCGTCTCCGCGGCGACGATCCACAACTTCGCCTCCACGCTCGCCGTGCTGCTCGAAAACGGCGTCACCACCGCCGAGGCGCTGCGCATGACCGAGCGCACCATCGCCAACCGCTCGCTGCAATCCGCCTTCCGCGACGCCACCAGCCGCGTGCTCGAAGGCGAAAGCCTCTCGCAATCGCTCGCGAAGACGAAGTGCTTCCCACCGCTCGTCATCGACCGCCTCGCCGTCGGCGAGAGCACCGGCCAGCTCGCCCCGAGCCTGCGCAACATCGCCGCCTCGTATCAGGACGACCTCTCGCGCCAGGTGAACGTGCTCACGCAAGTCATCTCGACCGGCGTGCTGCTCGTCGCGTTCACCTTCGTCGCCTTCATCGCCTACGCAATCGTCTCCGCCGTCTTCTCCGTCAGCGCGAGTTTCAAGTTCTGA